The following coding sequences are from one Culex quinquefasciatus strain JHB chromosome 1, VPISU_Cqui_1.0_pri_paternal, whole genome shotgun sequence window:
- the LOC6031443 gene encoding protein obstructor-E, protein MKRFAGLILSLGLAALCSAASIPQCPEPYGEQAYLHPDHCDQFFLCTNGTLTLETCENGLLFDGKGAVHNHCNYNWAVDCGARKFATDQTPLSTPACEYQFGIYPDSHTCSTTYLKCAYGEPHQEHCDAGLVYDHRIHGCQWPDQTLENCNPEAVIGFKCPTSVPENSINHRFWPYPRYPVPGDCHRLITCVDNHPRLITCGDGKVFNEESLTCEDPEDAPYACRH, encoded by the exons ATGAAGCGATTTGCTGGATTAATCCTGAGCCTGGGACTTGCTGCACTTT gcagtgctgccagcattCCCCAGTGTCCGGAACCGTACGGAGAGCAAGCCTACCTGCATCCCGACCACTGTGACCAGTTCTTCCTCTGCACGAACGGAACGTTGACGCTGGAAACGTGCGAAAATGGTCTGCTGTTTGACGGCAAGGGTGCCGTCCATAACCACTGCAACTACAATTGGGCCGTCGATTGCGGTGCGCGTAAGTTCGCCACCGACCAAACTCCTCTCTCGACTCCGGCCTGCGAGTACCAGTTCGGAATCTACCCCGATAGCCACACTTGCTCGACCACGTACCTGAAGTGCGCGTACGGTGAACCACACCAGGAGCATTGCGATGCCGGACTCGTCTACGATCACCGTATCCACGGATGCCAGTGGCCCGACCAGACCTTAGAAAACTGCAACCCAGAGGCCGTGATTGGATTCAAGTGCCCGACCTCCGTCCCGGAGAACTCGATCAACCACCGTTTCTGGCCGTACCCAAGATACCCCGTGCCCGGAGATTGCCACCGTCTGATCACTTGC GTCGATAACCACCCACGTTTGATCACCTGCGGAGACGGAAAAGTGTTCAACGAAGAATCGCTTACCTGTGAAGATCCGGAAGATGCCCCCTATGCCTGCAGACACTAA